In Shewanella sp. GD04112, the sequence AGTCAGCGCTTAGCATTCCACAAAAACACACCATCAGATGATTGGCGGCATAATAAGCCGCCAATCGCTTAACAAGTTACTGCTATCACTTATCCTTAAATGCTGTGTTTATTCAGTATTTAAGCGAGTATCTCCCCTCAGGTATGCACCGAAGCTTTGCCTTTTTGGCCTTTTTACTATTCCGCGTTAGCCGACTTACTTCAAGTCAGCACTCATTCAAGCTCTGGCTGAAAGAGTTAACGTTAAGCGCTTCTCGACAGAAGAAGTATCAAAGGTCTGTGTCAATCTATCCCATTGAAGGCTTAAGGCTTGATGAGTGTGACTAACCTATTGATGTCAATATCTTGCGGATATTGGCAATAAAAAACCGCATGCAGGGAGCCACATGCGGTTGAACAAACTTAAGTGATTAGTATCAGTTAAACGATATTAGAACTTAAGCTCTGCACCTAGGTAGGCATAGCGACCAACACCACCGCCATAGGCGCTGCTGTAGTTACCATTACCCGTTTCGACTAAATCACCAGTATCGGCCACCCAAGGACCCTGATTGTCGAAAATATTACGCACACCGCCGTATAAACGTAATTCAGCCTGACTCACGTCCATAGTGTAAGACACCGACAAATCGTGGGTGATATACGAGCTGTAGAATAAGAATGCGGGCGTTTCTGGATTGGCTACCGCAGTGGCATCGCCAGCATCGAGTTTGGCTTGGTTTTCGGCTTTCAGCACGTTCCACTCTTCAACTCTATCGTGGCTATCGACCATGGCACTCTTATACTTAGCGCTCCAACGTACACGCCAATCATCATTGCTCCAGGTTAATGAGATTGCACCTCTGTCCTCAAAAATCCCGCTGGCAAGCTCACCCACGTAGTCATCTTCAACTAAACCATCGGCGCCGTAGTAGCTAGTGCTAAATTCCAACACATGGGTCCAATTCGTTTTTAAGCTGAGTTCACCGTAACCGTCTAATTGCCACTCGTAGGCCATGGCGATATCAACACCACGGGTGACAATGTCATTTAGGTTCTGTTCCTGTTGGATAACCTGGGTGATTTGCCCTTCAGTATCGCGGCTGATGACCTGACAGTACTCGTTATCGGCGCCATAGGGATTACTCGAGTTATAACATTCGGCCAGAATATCCTCGTTGTTTAGTGAACCAATGGCATCGGTAACTTTGATATCGTAATAATCGACCGCCAGATTAAAGCCTTCGAGGAAGGCTGGCGCCATGGTAAAGCCTAAGGTATAGGTATCCGCGGTTTCCTCGGTGAGGTTTTCATTACCGGCGTTCGGCGAATATTTAGAACCGCCCGCATCTTCAAAGATACCGTTAGTCGCAATTGCGGCTGCAATACCAGGGTCTTGGCGACAACTATCATGTCCCGCCCCTGTAGAGGTTGCTGTTACCCCATCACAAATATCGCGAATACTGTCGTAATCTCCACGGGGTGGAGAAATCAGTTCAGTAATATTCGGCGCACGTTGCGAACGAGAGTAGTTAGCACGTAGGGCATAGTTGGCAATCGGCTCCCACAGGATACCCGCACGATAGCTCGACATTAAGTCGATGTTTTTCTGGCTGTAATCGGCAAGACGTAATGACAAGTCTAGGTCGAGCCTATTAGCAAAAGCCTCATCCCTTAACAAAGGAAGATTCGCTTCACCAAAGGCTTCCCATACGGTCACATCCCCTTCAAAGGGCGGCACATCGTTAAACGTTATCGCATCGCCACGCATCGCTTTATCGGTATCGACGGCTTGAGTATCACGGCGATATTCGACCCCGAATGCCGATTGCACGCCACCCGCGGGCAATTCAAACAATTCACCTGAGATAAATCCTAGAGCATTAAATTGTGTAATATCCGTGTTGATATAAGGATTGGCACGGATATAGTCCGCCCCTTCCTTACTGATTGAACCTTCACCAAAGATATTGACGGGAACACAGCCCTCGGCCCTTGCCT encodes:
- a CDS encoding TonB-dependent receptor; this encodes MKKKLLTLAIQASMFGIAPSVAWAADTIEVNAVNESANRVEVEVADKQESIEKVTVTGSRIKRDSFSLSTPLQGLDAKDIADSGIGSLADILVDQIPALAEGVSSTNSQSSVQNTGLSTIDLRNLGTDRTLTLIDGRRVVSNSYSGNYVSLSTIPAAMVDKVEIITGGASAVYGSDAIAGVVNIITQQNKTGFEINARGGETTEGGGRETTVDVGYGTDFNGDKGYIFASATYDKQHGLFATDRERALYESSFAYDEKQMCNAMNTVDGDQCMRDITRDDWRERSNDIVGGRFKSNSWWYDGTELKTDFKEERDGYNGYTTGLLKVPEDTLAAAVKMNYDLSDDVRANVQVQFSRNNAFRRTDAEGQDYNDTELYIDPVTGLPGTIAAGSISPNNPYVPAEIAATAGKSITWDRRFQEVGPVESDNERTTLRTWAGLQGNLFETWTWDASLGYGKFEQRQRRSNEISIRRLQYALDAEYAADGVTIQCASEEARAEGCVPVNIFGEGSISKEGADYIRANPYINTDITQFNALGFISGELFELPAGGVQSAFGVEYRRDTQAVDTDKAMRGDAITFNDVPPFEGDVTVWEAFGEANLPLLRDEAFANRLDLDLSLRLADYSQKNIDLMSSYRAGILWEPIANYALRANYSRSQRAPNITELISPPRGDYDSIRDICDGVTATSTGAGHDSCRQDPGIAAAIATNGIFEDAGGSKYSPNAGNENLTEETADTYTLGFTMAPAFLEGFNLAVDYYDIKVTDAIGSLNNEDILAECYNSSNPYGADNEYCQVISRDTEGQITQVIQQEQNLNDIVTRGVDIAMAYEWQLDGYGELSLKTNWTHVLEFSTSYYGADGLVEDDYVGELASGIFEDRGAISLTWSNDDWRVRWSAKYKSAMVDSHDRVEEWNVLKAENQAKLDAGDATAVANPETPAFLFYSSYITHDLSVSYTMDVSQAELRLYGGVRNIFDNQGPWVADTGDLVETGNGNYSSAYGGGVGRYAYLGAELKF